The Flavobacterium marginilacus genome window below encodes:
- a CDS encoding DUF7619 domain-containing protein: MNKSLFVFFLIASFTMCAQTKVKDTITRRAVIGYDQKGNLVSFKPETPPLIPIAGAPKPSYSYLWEMGDGHYSKEAEPKHVYKNKGTYTARLTVTNNYDNGKPPATRPKKVVVNDIEDSSYKDIASIAPQNGLAIQKNCDPIPDQEMQVIVSYENLENYVTNGKLYLFFNEKQFKNNNFDLQEVRPYAGERIIKENNITAADDIDNSNRYLVSSETLAFAKKYRETTNETDLDSTLLAAKNSYKDAVVLEIDEHNPGETRNVFYTFKTTPEMIKDTSATITMRSIYVPNRSFKNHKIKNLEMEIVTSHDPNKMGSNGSFMNYRFVRYKRVKFKTSFQNNGEGPARKIQLETDIPDMFDKSTLKIESMYPECPICPKGEAPAISCLDTIVRSTQIFFVFRNIYLPGSNQKNVKEIDSTKGFVKYSMKFNEDFHKIKTKSRTAIIFDKNEPIITNYTTTRFTPGISIGAKAGYNIYTNLENPKSYFVGATVSPFKSYRYYLQAEFLNSITSYDGATTVSQKINQDTGTVQLNRITSSVENKNINWEIPILFRYNISTYFGVGAGFQVNMNVSEKQTQNIKTDIYEGTTDKLLLRTVYSTETASDSFTDLKSGVLFDFTAGFARIGPSLGARYVLNFDNNFNYCQLYAIWKF, encoded by the coding sequence ATGAACAAATCGCTATTCGTTTTTTTTCTAATTGCATCTTTCACTATGTGCGCTCAGACAAAAGTAAAAGACACCATTACCCGAAGAGCTGTTATTGGATACGATCAAAAAGGAAATTTAGTTAGTTTCAAACCCGAAACACCGCCATTGATTCCTATTGCCGGTGCTCCAAAACCCAGTTATTCCTACTTATGGGAAATGGGCGACGGTCATTACAGTAAAGAAGCCGAACCCAAACATGTCTATAAAAACAAAGGAACTTATACCGCCAGACTTACTGTAACCAATAATTATGACAACGGAAAACCGCCTGCTACACGCCCAAAAAAAGTCGTGGTAAATGACATTGAAGACAGCAGTTACAAAGACATTGCTTCTATTGCACCACAAAATGGATTAGCAATTCAAAAAAACTGTGATCCTATTCCGGATCAGGAAATGCAGGTCATTGTGAGTTACGAAAACCTCGAAAACTATGTAACCAACGGAAAGCTCTATCTTTTTTTCAACGAAAAACAATTCAAAAACAATAATTTCGATTTACAGGAAGTGCGTCCTTATGCAGGTGAAAGAATTATAAAAGAAAACAACATCACTGCAGCAGATGATATTGATAATTCGAACCGCTATTTAGTATCCAGCGAAACTTTGGCTTTCGCCAAAAAATATAGAGAAACTACTAATGAAACCGACTTGGATTCAACATTATTAGCAGCCAAAAACAGCTATAAAGATGCTGTCGTTTTAGAAATAGACGAACACAATCCCGGCGAGACCAGAAATGTTTTTTATACTTTCAAAACCACTCCCGAAATGATCAAAGATACCAGTGCCACCATTACTATGCGCTCAATTTATGTTCCCAACCGAAGCTTTAAAAACCATAAAATAAAAAATCTGGAAATGGAAATTGTCACTTCACACGACCCTAACAAAATGGGATCCAACGGCAGTTTCATGAATTATAGATTTGTACGTTACAAAAGAGTAAAATTCAAAACCAGTTTTCAAAATAACGGTGAAGGTCCGGCAAGAAAAATACAGCTCGAAACCGATATTCCGGATATGTTTGACAAAAGCACCCTAAAAATCGAAAGCATGTATCCCGAATGTCCTATCTGCCCAAAAGGCGAAGCTCCAGCAATAAGCTGTCTGGATACCATTGTGAGAAGCACTCAGATTTTTTTTGTATTTAGAAACATTTATCTGCCGGGAAGTAATCAAAAAAATGTAAAAGAAATTGACAGCACCAAAGGATTTGTAAAATATTCCATGAAGTTCAACGAGGATTTTCACAAGATAAAAACCAAAAGCAGGACAGCTATCATTTTTGACAAAAACGAACCAATTATAACCAATTATACCACAACCCGATTTACTCCGGGAATATCCATTGGAGCCAAAGCCGGATACAATATTTACACTAATTTGGAAAATCCAAAAAGTTATTTTGTGGGTGCGACAGTTTCTCCATTCAAATCATACCGTTATTATCTTCAGGCCGAATTTCTAAACAGCATCACTTCTTATGACGGGGCTACGACAGTCAGCCAAAAAATAAATCAGGATACAGGAACTGTGCAGTTAAACCGCATTACATCTTCAGTTGAAAACAAAAACATTAATTGGGAAATACCAATATTGTTTCGGTATAATATTTCTACCTATTTTGGCGTTGGGGCAGGATTTCAAGTCAACATGAATGTTTCTGAGAAGCAGACTCAAAACATAAAAACCGACATCTACGAAGGAACAACGGATAAACTGTTATTACGTACTGTTTATTCAACCGAAACAGCGAGTGATTCATTTACTGATTTAAAATCGGGAGTCTTATTCGATTTCACTGCTGGTTTTGCGCGAATCGGCCCCAGTTTAGGAGCCCGCTATGTTCTCAATTTCGATAATAATTTCAATTATTGTCAGCTGTATGCGATTTGGAAATTTTAA
- a CDS encoding retropepsin-like aspartic protease gives MKNLHEKLKKADYKKVKFKVTKTQHLLIKAEINGVKGNFILDTGASNSCVGFESIEYFALEAKNSKTKASGAGATGMLTQMASGNKLKLAKWKTGKLDLVIFDLSHVNEALSQYKVKPVHGIIGADVLLKGKGIIDYYNHCLYLK, from the coding sequence ATGAAAAACTTACACGAAAAACTCAAAAAGGCAGACTATAAAAAAGTCAAGTTTAAAGTAACCAAAACCCAACACCTTTTAATCAAGGCAGAAATTAATGGCGTAAAGGGAAATTTCATACTCGACACGGGCGCTTCCAACAGCTGTGTGGGATTTGAAAGCATTGAATATTTTGCTTTGGAAGCCAAAAATTCCAAAACCAAAGCTTCGGGTGCCGGAGCTACGGGCATGCTAACGCAAATGGCTTCGGGCAACAAACTCAAATTAGCCAAATGGAAAACTGGCAAACTGGATCTCGTGATTTTTGATTTATCACATGTTAACGAAGCTTTGAGCCAATATAAAGTCAAACCCGTTCACGGCATTATTGGTGCCGATGTCCTGCTGAAAGGCAAAGGAATTAT
- a CDS encoding CHAT domain-containing protein: MTNKIIFFCLFTSLMAFGQKNHSLEDQTYEAIDYFTANPTPEGIEKLSTVEINFWKNQNKKSKDALLSIVILDCSKAYFENKFGKTNEAIASYEKAWTTYQNYKLSDYDIVEYCLKPLGNLYTIIGDYDNAENTIKQYYFLANAKKNENNKIAAILNLSNVYQNSGRNYLAIDLLEKTIRTEKLSNIQKGTLLNNLGNSYVLSYKDPNPAFPIRNDFFQNLEKHYLEAIKLLKNEKDQSETLANCYRNLSALNAQWQNFELANAYFIKARVEFEKSPNSSPRKKAQFYFDEANILFKLGKPNESSSVITSIFKILIPDYLGKKSILPKKNSLYAESILLDALDLQAEIFKIENQPKKALESYELAFHIEELFQSLLVYENSKIINQIRNRNRTEKCIAIYKSLFEKEHKTIYLEKAFQLSEYTKSAILQRGISNSKTQSIAEKQLSEQLQNQNSIILKEQQKEDLADIVKINEAIKKQNELMLLLKQSQTKKEDKAVQDINLDNLYAKLEKNNAVMAEYFSGAENMYLFTIADKKIYLSSFSNDAHTSVKIKQFIDFFNDPKNIVNNPKNYNHYANAAYQLLKLPKNSASKNLIIIPDGILNFLPFEALITQESSTANFAQMHYLLNDYNIGYENSAGFYLSFNKRKKQREETVLGIFPVFENTPYTLSYSKDEMQSIQKNFKGKYFKNAAASFENFKRNAADYSIIHLSTHAASGDIETPASIKFYDQEILYSELYHLNINPDLVVLSACETGIGKLFKSEGAMSVARGFQFAGAQNLLFSLWKVNDYTTSIFMDSFYQNIKNGQSYIEANANTKRDFLKNKNISNAKKSPYYWAAFVYYGNIKNKHECNYLLFGLVLCAVLVGGVLLFKFITKRIKKEKLKFKNQ; encoded by the coding sequence ATGACAAATAAAATTATTTTCTTTTGCCTCTTTACATCCCTAATGGCATTTGGGCAAAAAAATCACAGTCTGGAAGATCAAACTTATGAAGCTATCGACTATTTTACCGCCAATCCAACTCCGGAAGGAATTGAAAAACTAAGTACTGTCGAAATCAATTTTTGGAAAAATCAAAACAAAAAATCAAAAGACGCACTACTTTCAATCGTAATCCTAGACTGCAGCAAAGCCTATTTCGAAAACAAATTCGGTAAAACAAACGAGGCCATCGCCAGCTATGAAAAAGCCTGGACAACATACCAAAATTACAAACTCTCGGATTATGATATTGTAGAATACTGCCTGAAACCGCTGGGAAATCTCTACACTATCATCGGCGACTACGACAATGCCGAAAACACCATCAAACAGTATTATTTTTTGGCCAATGCAAAAAAAAATGAAAACAATAAAATAGCTGCCATTCTCAATTTATCAAATGTTTATCAAAATTCGGGGAGAAATTACCTTGCCATTGATTTACTGGAAAAAACCATTAGAACTGAAAAATTATCCAATATTCAAAAAGGGACTTTACTCAATAATCTAGGAAATAGTTATGTGCTGAGTTATAAAGACCCAAATCCAGCTTTCCCAATCCGAAATGATTTTTTCCAAAATCTTGAAAAACATTATTTGGAAGCAATTAAATTATTAAAAAACGAGAAAGACCAATCGGAAACTTTAGCCAATTGCTACCGTAATTTATCAGCCCTAAATGCGCAGTGGCAAAACTTTGAATTGGCAAATGCATATTTTATAAAAGCCAGAGTCGAATTCGAAAAATCGCCCAATAGCAGCCCCCGAAAAAAAGCTCAATTCTATTTTGACGAAGCCAATATTCTTTTCAAACTTGGAAAACCAAACGAATCAAGCTCAGTCATTACAAGTATTTTCAAAATATTGATTCCTGATTATTTGGGTAAAAAAAGTATTCTCCCAAAGAAAAATTCACTTTATGCCGAGTCTATTTTATTGGATGCTTTGGACTTACAAGCTGAAATTTTCAAGATTGAAAACCAACCCAAAAAAGCATTGGAAAGTTACGAACTTGCTTTCCATATAGAAGAACTGTTTCAATCACTTTTAGTTTATGAAAACTCAAAAATCATTAACCAAATCAGGAATCGAAATCGCACAGAAAAATGTATTGCCATTTACAAATCGCTTTTTGAAAAAGAGCACAAAACAATTTATCTCGAAAAGGCTTTTCAACTTTCGGAATATACAAAATCAGCAATTTTACAACGAGGAATCAGCAATTCAAAAACGCAGTCAATCGCTGAAAAACAGCTTTCCGAACAGCTTCAAAATCAAAACAGCATCATTTTAAAAGAGCAGCAAAAAGAAGATCTAGCCGATATTGTCAAAATCAACGAAGCCATCAAAAAACAAAACGAGCTGATGCTTTTATTAAAGCAAAGCCAAACAAAAAAAGAAGACAAAGCTGTTCAGGATATCAATTTAGATAATTTGTATGCTAAATTAGAAAAGAATAATGCCGTGATGGCTGAATATTTTTCAGGAGCCGAAAACATGTATTTATTTACCATAGCTGACAAAAAGATTTATCTCAGCTCATTCAGCAATGATGCTCATACATCAGTAAAAATAAAGCAATTCATAGACTTTTTTAATGATCCGAAGAATATTGTAAATAACCCGAAGAATTATAATCACTATGCAAATGCTGCTTATCAATTATTAAAATTACCCAAGAATTCGGCATCCAAAAATCTTATCATTATTCCCGATGGAATTTTAAATTTCCTGCCTTTTGAAGCCTTGATTACACAAGAATCTTCAACAGCCAATTTTGCACAAATGCATTATCTTTTGAACGATTACAACATTGGTTACGAAAATTCGGCGGGATTTTATTTGTCTTTTAACAAAAGAAAAAAACAGCGGGAAGAGACTGTTTTGGGAATTTTTCCAGTTTTCGAAAATACTCCTTATACTTTAAGCTATTCAAAAGACGAAATGCAGTCAATACAAAAGAATTTTAAAGGGAAATACTTTAAAAATGCAGCTGCCTCTTTCGAAAATTTCAAAAGAAACGCCGCTGATTATAGCATTATTCACTTATCCACCCACGCGGCATCAGGAGATATCGAAACGCCGGCAAGTATTAAATTTTACGATCAGGAAATCCTGTATTCCGAACTGTATCATTTGAATATCAATCCTGATTTGGTTGTTTTGAGTGCCTGCGAAACAGGTATTGGAAAACTTTTTAAATCCGAAGGTGCGATGAGTGTCGCTAGAGGATTTCAATTTGCGGGAGCGCAAAACCTTCTATTTTCTTTATGGAAAGTCAATGATTACACCACCTCGATTTTCATGGATTCCTTTTACCAAAACATCAAAAACGGACAATCTTACATTGAGGCTAATGCCAATACCAAACGGGACTTTCTAAAAAACAAAAATATATCAAATGCGAAAAAATCACCGTATTATTGGGCCGCTTTTGTGTATTATGGAAATATCAAAAATAAACATGAATGTAACTATCTGTTGTTTGGGCTAGTGCTTTGCGCAGTACTAGTCGGAGGGGTTTTGTTGTTTAAATTTATTACTAAACGAATTAAAAAAGAAAAACTGAAATTCAAAAACCAATAA
- a CDS encoding tetratricopeptide repeat protein: MNEEHFLEFDEYLQGEMSGADKLAFEEQLKQEPELAMAFETYKELHLHLENKFGQVNEREAFKENLKKISKTHHKKHKSKKIKFKPWQYAVAASVAVLLGVFILNQKSDPVFDDYNQPETAFFTERGEANDNLRLAQDAFNAKQYKKAIPLFETILKTDKNVEIQYFYGVSLLEENRLPEAEAVFNALKSGNSIYKSKAVWSLALSKLKQKDYKSCQELLLTIPEDYEGNDQVDALLEELD; encoded by the coding sequence ATGAACGAAGAACACTTTTTGGAATTTGACGAATACCTTCAAGGTGAAATGAGCGGTGCCGATAAATTGGCTTTTGAAGAGCAATTGAAACAGGAACCGGAACTCGCAATGGCTTTTGAAACCTATAAAGAACTGCATCTTCATTTGGAAAATAAGTTTGGCCAGGTCAATGAGCGTGAAGCTTTCAAAGAGAATCTGAAAAAGATCTCAAAAACCCATCATAAAAAGCATAAATCTAAAAAGATAAAGTTTAAGCCGTGGCAGTATGCTGTTGCAGCTTCGGTTGCAGTTTTGCTGGGTGTTTTCATTTTGAATCAAAAATCGGATCCTGTTTTTGATGATTATAATCAGCCGGAAACTGCTTTTTTTACAGAGAGGGGAGAGGCAAATGATAATTTGAGATTGGCTCAGGATGCATTCAATGCTAAGCAGTATAAAAAAGCAATTCCGCTTTTTGAAACTATTTTGAAAACCGATAAAAATGTTGAGATTCAGTATTTTTATGGTGTTTCTTTACTTGAGGAGAATAGACTGCCTGAGGCAGAAGCTGTTTTTAACGCACTGAAATCGGGTAATTCTATTTATAAAAGCAAAGCAGTCTGGAGTTTGGCTTTGAGTAAGTTAAAACAAAAAGACTATAAATCCTGTCAAGAACTACTGCTTACTATTCCAGAGGATTATGAAGGCAATGATCAGGTTGACGCTTTGCTGGAGGAGCTGGATTAG
- a CDS encoding RNA polymerase sigma factor has translation MAAATVHSDQIYIEGLANNDSEVIHAIYKKFVPKVVHYIKNNSGDADKAQDVVQEVLILLFNQAKAQQLQLTCPFDAYFFLLCKRKWLNELKKHSNKGVTIKDEQPSIHDAADEMVLQTEHFDEKQQLYDAMFQKLGEKCQELIKLSFELPSMELVAEKLAVTYGYVRKKKSLCIGQLTQLIQENNRFKSIKNT, from the coding sequence ATGGCTGCTGCAACTGTTCATTCCGACCAAATATATATTGAAGGACTTGCGAATAATGATTCGGAGGTTATTCATGCTATTTATAAAAAGTTTGTGCCAAAGGTGGTTCACTATATAAAAAACAATTCGGGTGATGCTGATAAGGCGCAGGATGTGGTTCAGGAAGTGTTGATTTTACTTTTTAATCAGGCCAAAGCACAGCAATTGCAATTAACCTGTCCCTTTGATGCCTACTTTTTTTTGCTGTGCAAACGGAAATGGCTCAACGAACTGAAAAAACATTCCAATAAAGGGGTAACAATTAAGGACGAGCAGCCATCTATACATGATGCTGCTGATGAGATGGTTTTGCAGACCGAGCATTTTGATGAGAAACAGCAGTTATATGACGCGATGTTTCAAAAACTGGGGGAGAAATGCCAAGAACTGATAAAGCTTAGTTTTGAGCTCCCGTCTATGGAACTGGTAGCTGAAAAACTGGCTGTTACGTATGGTTATGTCCGCAAAAAGAAATCGCTCTGCATTGGCCAGCTGACACAGCTCATTCAGGAAAACAATCGTTTTAAATCTATAAAAAATACCTAG